In one window of Deltaproteobacteria bacterium CG11_big_fil_rev_8_21_14_0_20_49_13 DNA:
- the gcvH gene encoding glycine cleavage system protein H produces the protein MEFPDDIKYTREHEWVRIEGELATVGVTDYAQEQMGDVVYVELPNEGELVAKGDAFGVVESVKSVSDVYAPISGKIIEVNDPLKENPEIINAEPHNEGWIAKIELSDRTELDDLLSAKDYEAFVNEEKA, from the coding sequence ATGGAATTTCCCGATGACATAAAATACACAAGGGAACACGAATGGGTACGAATAGAGGGCGAATTGGCCACGGTCGGGGTCACAGACTACGCTCAGGAGCAGATGGGAGATGTGGTCTACGTCGAACTCCCCAACGAGGGCGAATTGGTGGCAAAGGGCGATGCCTTTGGAGTTGTCGAATCGGTCAAGTCGGTCTCCGACGTCTACGCCCCCATATCAGGGAAGATAATCGAAGTGAACGACCCCTTAAAAGAGAACCCCGAGATCATCAACGCCGAACCTCACAACGAGGGTTGGATTGCCAAGATCGAGCTTTCGGACAGAACGGAACTTGACGATCTCTTAAGCGCAAAGGATTACGAAGCTTTCGTTAATGAAGAAAAGGCATAA